One Rhodospirillales bacterium genomic window carries:
- a CDS encoding amidohydrolase family protein, producing MSIRIVDADAHVIETMETFNYLSEDEQKYRPVRLAPMDDDKILTQTGNQTKEYWLVDGSVWTGTRNQDYQRTTPGTREMTDIEGRLRHMDEMGVDVQVLYPSFFLSGKTENPDWNWALCRSYNRWMADIWKKSNNRLRWVAIPPLHSMETVREELAFCKENGACGVFLVGIEDGKMPDDPYFYPLWEAAQELDLAACFHSGIHSQTYMDVFKGASTRFMSNRSPGVGAFHALIMRDIPKKFPAMRWGFVEFSASWLPYAINYTELSYWKNSNQPEWDSTGILKNNNIYVACQVTDDLPYIIDKVGEDNLVIGTDYGHHDQATEIDAMQKLRDEGTLSGQVVDKILDDNARAFYGLD from the coding sequence ATGTCCATTCGGATCGTCGATGCCGACGCCCATGTTATCGAAACCATGGAAACCTTCAATTACCTGTCCGAAGATGAACAGAAATACCGGCCTGTGCGTCTGGCGCCAATGGATGATGATAAAATTCTGACCCAAACCGGGAACCAAACCAAAGAATACTGGTTGGTTGATGGCTCGGTCTGGACCGGAACCCGCAATCAGGACTACCAGAGAACCACGCCGGGTACCCGTGAGATGACCGATATCGAAGGTCGGCTTCGCCACATGGATGAAATGGGTGTCGATGTTCAGGTGCTCTATCCGTCATTCTTCCTGAGTGGCAAAACAGAAAACCCCGATTGGAATTGGGCGCTTTGCCGCAGCTATAACCGCTGGATGGCCGACATCTGGAAAAAAAGCAACAATCGCCTGCGCTGGGTGGCCATCCCCCCCTTACATTCCATGGAAACCGTTCGCGAAGAACTGGCGTTTTGTAAAGAAAACGGGGCTTGTGGCGTTTTTCTGGTGGGCATCGAAGACGGCAAGATGCCTGATGATCCCTATTTCTATCCGTTGTGGGAAGCAGCCCAGGAGCTTGATCTTGCCGCCTGTTTCCATTCAGGCATTCACAGCCAGACCTACATGGATGTGTTCAAAGGTGCCTCTACCCGGTTCATGTCAAACCGCTCCCCGGGTGTTGGGGCATTTCACGCCTTAATCATGCGCGATATTCCAAAGAAATTTCCCGCCATGCGCTGGGGCTTTGTTGAATTCAGTGCCTCATGGCTGCCCTATGCCATCAATTACACGGAACTGAGCTACTGGAAAAACAGCAACCAGCCGGAATGGGATTCCACGGGCATCTTGAAGAACAACAACATCTATGTGGCGTGTCAGGTAACAGACGATTTGCCCTATATCATCGACAAAGTGGGCGAAGACAATCTTGTCATCGGCACCGATTACGGACACCACGATCAAGCAACAGAAATCGATGCCATGCAAAAACTGCGCGACGAAGGAACGCTCTCTGGACAAGTGGTGGATAAAATCCTCGACGATAATGCCCGCGCCTTTTACGGCCTGGACTAG
- a CDS encoding pentapeptide repeat-containing protein — protein MTPQEIVLILMNHEKWACHQQGGKRANLSLEKLYGMALSGAKLARIKLTGADLTRSDLRGADLSDADLFSANFSECDLRKANLTGADIRGACLRGADLTGACLAGADMRDGTLMAQEKDDDGRNEIKLIALDGGNLEVRNADLRGAKLANGHLANSTFLQTDMTDANLHGADLSGAILTGSNLNGCNFSGANLAGASMENTSLMGADMGGAVLTDVNMSGSNLAGCNMEGVDLTTAKMEDAVFLRSQDSLPDSVQDLLNSHYSWIESGGAKGEQANLDEIDLAHVDLAGADLSAATLRGAILSGANLAGCLFLMADLGSAVLSSANLRGADLSGANLSQAKLKKANLCESKLGAADIMDAYGVSTGRKWPTNLTDADLSGADLTGADLEGCNTKGIKLKDARIEGTALAS, from the coding sequence ATGACGCCTCAAGAAATTGTCCTCATTCTCATGAACCATGAGAAATGGGCCTGCCACCAACAAGGCGGAAAACGGGCCAACCTTTCCCTTGAAAAACTGTACGGTATGGCCCTTTCAGGCGCAAAACTGGCCAGGATCAAACTCACCGGGGCCGATCTTACCCGCAGCGACCTGCGCGGGGCTGATCTTAGCGATGCCGATCTGTTCAGTGCTAATTTCAGCGAATGTGATTTACGGAAAGCCAACCTCACCGGGGCCGATATAAGGGGGGCTTGTCTGCGCGGGGCGGATCTGACCGGGGCGTGTCTTGCTGGTGCCGACATGCGTGATGGCACGCTCATGGCCCAAGAAAAAGATGATGACGGTCGCAATGAAATAAAATTGATCGCCCTTGATGGCGGCAATCTGGAAGTGCGCAATGCCGATTTGCGAGGTGCAAAGCTCGCCAATGGTCACCTTGCCAATTCAACCTTTTTGCAAACGGATATGACCGATGCCAACCTGCATGGTGCGGATTTAAGCGGGGCTATTCTCACCGGATCAAACCTCAATGGCTGTAATTTTTCTGGCGCCAACCTTGCCGGAGCCTCCATGGAAAACACATCACTCATGGGCGCAGACATGGGCGGGGCGGTGCTCACGGATGTTAATATGTCGGGCTCCAATCTTGCTGGGTGCAACATGGAAGGCGTGGATTTAACCACCGCCAAAATGGAAGATGCCGTATTCCTACGCTCCCAAGACAGCTTGCCTGACAGCGTCCAGGACCTGCTTAACAGCCATTACAGCTGGATCGAGAGCGGCGGTGCCAAAGGCGAACAAGCCAATCTTGATGAAATCGACCTGGCCCATGTGGATCTGGCCGGTGCCGATCTGAGCGCCGCCACCTTGCGCGGGGCCATCCTTTCCGGTGCTAATCTGGCAGGCTGTCTTTTCCTGATGGCTGATCTCGGTAGTGCGGTACTCTCCAGCGCAAATCTTCGCGGGGCAGACTTAAGCGGTGCCAACCTCAGCCAGGCCAAACTTAAAAAAGCAAACTTATGCGAATCAAAGCTTGGGGCCGCGGACATCATGGACGCTTACGGCGTTTCCACCGGGCGCAAATGGCCAACCAATTTAACCGATGCCGATCTAAGCGGTGCCGACCTGACAGGCGCTGATTTAGAGGGATGCAACACAAAGGGCATCAAACTGAAAGATGCCCGCATTGAAGGTACGGCACTGGCCAGCTAG
- a CDS encoding alpha/beta hydrolase encodes MVRDARIEADQFIARDGTPLPIRHWTPKSGNPWAVILAFHGFNDYAPAFDTAATFWARHGVLTYAIDQRGFGKSPHTGLWAGVATMKADLDALIGAAKKRHGNLPIYLVGDSMGGAVVMTTLAGRANDTKPAIAGAVLVAPAVWGRKHLGLFKRSLLWLSAHTVPWLKLSGKGLGIQPSDNIEMLKKLSADKLVIKKTRIDTIWGLVNLMDGALKSAPHIKAPVLLLYGARDEIIPSRPTKEVAQILLKRPHTRIAVYDAGYHMLLRDLQAETVFKDVLAWLKDQKATLPSNAEKRAQSWVLEIN; translated from the coding sequence ATGGTGAGGGACGCTAGAATAGAGGCCGACCAATTCATTGCCCGGGACGGGACACCCTTGCCCATCCGACACTGGACACCAAAATCTGGCAACCCCTGGGCTGTGATTTTGGCCTTCCACGGGTTCAATGACTACGCACCTGCTTTTGATACCGCAGCAACATTTTGGGCCCGCCACGGCGTGCTGACCTACGCCATTGACCAGCGCGGTTTTGGCAAATCACCCCATACCGGTCTATGGGCCGGGGTCGCCACTATGAAGGCCGATCTTGATGCCTTGATTGGGGCTGCAAAAAAGCGCCATGGCAATTTGCCAATTTATCTGGTGGGCGACAGCATGGGCGGTGCCGTGGTCATGACAACCCTTGCCGGACGGGCCAACGACACAAAGCCCGCCATTGCTGGCGCCGTTCTAGTTGCCCCTGCGGTCTGGGGCCGCAAACACCTTGGTCTCTTCAAACGAAGCTTGCTTTGGCTATCGGCCCACACGGTTCCATGGCTCAAACTTTCCGGCAAAGGGCTTGGCATCCAGCCATCTGACAATATTGAAATGCTCAAAAAGCTTTCCGCCGATAAACTGGTGATCAAGAAAACCCGGATCGACACCATCTGGGGGTTGGTCAACCTCATGGATGGTGCCTTAAAGAGTGCACCCCATATCAAGGCCCCGGTCTTGTTGCTTTATGGTGCGCGCGACGAAATTATTCCCTCCCGCCCCACCAAAGAAGTCGCCCAAATTCTTTTGAAGCGCCCCCACACACGCATTGCGGTGTATGACGCGGGATATCACATGTTGCTTCGCGATTTGCAGGCAGAGACCGTCTTTAAAGATGTTTTGGCATGGCTAAAAGACCAAAAAGCCACTCTGCCATCCAATGCGGAAAAGCGGGCGCAGTCTTGGGTTTTGGAAATAAATTAA
- a CDS encoding protein kinase encodes MPESGEQIRALSVGSDIKGYRVESLLSQTELGLTYLARDLAQDLVVSIQEYFPTDFANREANGGVSDLGKSGESSFQWGLERFVAKASQLIGIKHPSISRVIQVLQAKGTAYAVMEHSDGETLAQRLEAQGTLSEEELKAIAIPLIAGLRLLHGADLVHRDVRPENIILTEDGAPVLTGFAITPTELVERRQTAQAMMASGYAALELHSAKENKGPAADIYSLGAILYRGVTGAPPPASLERAMGDSMSPAVDAGKGNARQPFLDAIDMALSIRAEDRPMNMNDFLTLLERVDADDPKDAPDVAKNKSRSKQNFLGNLIKGASRGGKKARGPGLMAWIGQTIGHVVRASGRAVSHVVLSGFGIPALVKGVVGGLSSKGVPETKSNSVATQRSGGPSGGSGVSGGNRAKAKLDGMQNMAEQNRQRNRLAQAGGGNEKIVRRVMGAFKPSKRGQKKKEVLSPKKSFMRLAGIITAIAGALMTFLMVDFGGDSAGLPGKEKKSSVTLVFKKNAPDKVAAVRRQVSRVRRNVAGVPQKDALADGEQGPKAGQGGLKKDGVKTDGLGEGATDLKSDKPSDKVAEALSLKKVVSAVSSFWGGDKKIAIVPPAEAAKAKLESEQLRSRKDRARVLRNKKKKGGGQVRILEGTAFVPPSSSTSSSTSTSSSSTSASAPAPASSASGGSSAFTAVSAALQPAPAPAPKAAPQQAAAPMQAASGQQGVANQAAPVPVASGQQVAPQQAVPQQGVAEAGIAQQGAPQQPGAAQVTAPTLPQVASGQPIAPQTQPQQAVPQQSGAEARAVQQPAPQQQGAVYQAAPPTPPQVASGQAVPVPVASGQGAPQRVASGQGVVGPGVTVPAPQQGVVLQPASQQSIVSQQAAAQQTASQQATSIENASLSTAPPTGHDAPPSAPPSTTVPMADSTPIQQAAAQPASQAASQATSQAAPQLMATGQATSQQVVALSPEQMAPGQVSPGQVSQETIHIKTESDGTAPASTLRAPLKAAPPPLVNSSSETGVTISLFSALPDPGGIVAKDKAPMVPPGTQDQHVSQHSSVSSGVSSEISNATQQGPSPMAANVARNLTEAGAVVRAATPPAADTTNVATLQDKPQSAGDDAEPDPDSVTRHQGRDKAPWERIFDMPGFKTEALAVLPDGGILTAGRNNSGSWLLHINATGDKVWGRAFDGHKADVLKSLAILPDGGLAVAGGQYLPIRKNTNGDAWVMRLKTIGKTVRGNTVGLYTRAHSMIALENGDLVVAGAINAQALYAANTSGPSTGADAEAGEIVLLKEGGFEVAGYTFNSQSTHQP; translated from the coding sequence ATGCCAGAATCTGGTGAACAGATACGCGCGCTTTCTGTTGGAAGTGACATTAAGGGGTATCGCGTTGAAAGCCTTCTATCCCAGACCGAACTTGGGCTGACCTATCTTGCCCGGGATTTGGCTCAGGATTTGGTTGTTTCGATTCAGGAATATTTCCCAACCGATTTTGCCAATCGGGAAGCCAATGGTGGCGTGTCCGATCTCGGTAAAAGTGGGGAATCCTCTTTCCAGTGGGGGCTGGAGCGCTTCGTTGCCAAAGCCAGCCAGCTTATTGGCATCAAGCATCCCAGCATTTCACGGGTCATTCAGGTTCTCCAGGCCAAGGGCACCGCCTATGCGGTTATGGAACACAGCGATGGAGAAACCCTCGCCCAACGCCTGGAGGCACAAGGCACCCTGTCAGAAGAAGAACTGAAGGCTATTGCCATCCCCTTGATTGCCGGCCTTCGATTGCTGCATGGGGCCGATTTGGTCCATCGGGATGTCCGGCCTGAGAATATAATCCTGACCGAAGATGGCGCCCCGGTTCTGACAGGATTTGCCATTACGCCAACAGAACTTGTGGAACGTCGCCAAACCGCCCAGGCCATGATGGCTTCGGGCTATGCCGCTTTGGAATTACATTCAGCGAAGGAAAACAAGGGCCCGGCGGCGGATATCTATTCCCTTGGTGCCATTTTATATCGCGGCGTAACCGGTGCGCCACCACCTGCGTCTCTTGAGCGTGCCATGGGGGATTCCATGTCTCCGGCAGTGGACGCGGGGAAGGGAAATGCCCGCCAGCCATTTCTGGATGCCATCGATATGGCGCTTTCGATCAGGGCAGAAGACCGCCCGATGAATATGAATGATTTTCTAACCCTGTTAGAGCGCGTTGATGCCGATGACCCCAAGGACGCCCCCGATGTTGCGAAAAACAAGTCGCGTTCCAAGCAAAATTTTCTGGGGAATTTAATCAAGGGGGCCAGTCGCGGCGGCAAAAAAGCGAGGGGTCCGGGCTTGATGGCTTGGATCGGCCAAACCATTGGGCATGTGGTTCGTGCCAGTGGGCGGGCGGTCAGCCATGTGGTTCTCTCCGGATTTGGAATCCCGGCCCTTGTTAAAGGGGTGGTTGGTGGATTGTCGTCAAAGGGGGTGCCGGAAACCAAAAGCAATTCAGTTGCAACGCAGCGCTCTGGTGGGCCATCGGGAGGGTCCGGGGTGTCTGGCGGGAACCGGGCAAAGGCAAAGCTGGATGGCATGCAGAACATGGCTGAGCAAAACCGCCAGCGAAACCGTTTGGCGCAGGCAGGTGGGGGTAATGAAAAGATCGTCCGCCGTGTCATGGGGGCTTTCAAGCCATCCAAACGGGGCCAGAAAAAGAAAGAAGTGCTCAGCCCGAAGAAATCCTTTATGCGCCTTGCCGGCATCATCACGGCGATAGCAGGGGCTTTGATGACCTTTCTTATGGTCGATTTTGGGGGTGATAGCGCGGGTTTACCGGGAAAAGAAAAAAAGAGCAGTGTCACGCTGGTCTTTAAAAAGAATGCGCCAGACAAGGTCGCAGCGGTGCGCAGACAAGTCTCACGGGTGCGCAGAAATGTTGCCGGGGTGCCACAAAAGGATGCGCTGGCCGATGGAGAACAAGGACCCAAAGCCGGCCAGGGCGGTCTCAAGAAGGACGGCGTTAAGACGGATGGTTTAGGGGAAGGGGCCACCGATCTAAAATCTGACAAACCCTCTGATAAGGTAGCCGAGGCCCTCTCTCTCAAGAAAGTTGTTTCTGCTGTTTCATCGTTTTGGGGGGGTGATAAAAAAATCGCAATTGTGCCTCCGGCAGAGGCTGCCAAAGCAAAGTTGGAATCAGAACAGCTTCGTTCCAGAAAGGACAGGGCCCGTGTTCTGAGAAACAAAAAGAAAAAAGGCGGCGGTCAGGTTAGAATTTTAGAAGGCACTGCATTTGTTCCCCCGTCCTCATCTACGTCCTCATCCACGTCCACGTCCTCATCCTCGACCAGCGCCTCCGCCCCCGCCCCCGCATCTTCTGCTTCGGGTGGATCTTCGGCCTTTACCGCGGTCTCTGCAGCCCTCCAGCCCGCCCCAGCCCCAGCCCCAAAAGCAGCCCCCCAGCAGGCGGCAGCGCCTATGCAGGCAGCGTCGGGACAGCAGGGTGTGGCAAATCAGGCGGCACCCGTGCCGGTGGCATCGGGGCAGCAGGTCGCGCCCCAACAGGCGGTGCCTCAGCAGGGCGTTGCCGAGGCAGGGATCGCGCAACAAGGTGCACCCCAACAGCCCGGCGCTGCACAAGTGACTGCGCCCACATTGCCTCAAGTGGCATCGGGGCAGCCGATAGCGCCGCAAACGCAACCCCAACAGGCGGTACCTCAGCAGAGCGGTGCCGAGGCAAGGGCTGTGCAACAGCCCGCACCCCAACAACAAGGCGCCGTATATCAGGCCGCACCGCCCACCCCGCCTCAAGTGGCATCGGGGCAGGCAGTCCCCGTGCCAGTGGCATCGGGGCAAGGCGCGCCTCAACGGGTGGCATCGGGGCAGGGCGTTGTGGGACCGGGCGTTACCGTGCCAGCGCCTCAACAGGGGGTCGTTTTGCAACCGGCATCTCAACAAAGCATCGTTTCGCAACAGGCCGCGGCCCAGCAAACCGCGAGCCAGCAGGCGACATCTATCGAAAATGCATCTTTATCAACCGCGCCCCCAACCGGGCATGATGCACCTCCCTCAGCACCTCCCTCAACAACCGTTCCAATGGCGGATTCCACGCCCATTCAGCAGGCAGCAGCACAACCGGCATCTCAGGCCGCATCTCAGGCAACATCTCAGGCTGCGCCTCAACTGATGGCAACTGGGCAGGCAACGTCTCAGCAGGTGGTGGCTCTTTCCCCTGAACAAATGGCCCCAGGACAAGTGTCCCCAGGACAAGTGTCGCAAGAAACAATTCATATCAAAACGGAATCTGATGGCACAGCCCCGGCCTCAACGCTGCGGGCACCGCTGAAGGCTGCGCCACCGCCATTGGTAAACAGCAGCAGCGAAACAGGTGTCACCATATCTCTTTTTTCAGCACTCCCGGATCCGGGCGGGATCGTGGCAAAAGATAAAGCCCCCATGGTGCCCCCCGGGACACAGGATCAGCACGTGTCACAGCATTCAAGTGTGTCGTCAGGGGTGTCATCAGAAATTTCAAATGCAACGCAACAGGGCCCCAGCCCAATGGCCGCAAATGTTGCCCGAAATTTAACCGAAGCAGGCGCGGTGGTTCGCGCTGCCACCCCCCCCGCTGCTGATACCACAAATGTTGCCACCTTGCAGGACAAGCCACAATCGGCGGGGGATGACGCTGAACCTGATCCTGATTCTGTGACGCGCCATCAGGGCCGGGATAAAGCACCTTGGGAGCGCATTTTTGATATGCCCGGATTTAAGACTGAGGCCCTTGCGGTTTTGCCCGATGGCGGGATTCTTACTGCCGGGCGGAATAATTCGGGGTCATGGCTGCTGCACATCAATGCGACTGGCGATAAGGTTTGGGGTCGGGCCTTTGATGGGCATAAGGCGGATGTGCTTAAGTCTCTGGCCATCCTTCCCGATGGCGGGTTGGCGGTGGCTGGCGGGCAATATCTTCCAATCAGAAAAAATACAAATGGGGATGCCTGGGTTATGCGCCTTAAAACCATCGGCAAAACGGTTCGGGGAAACACGGTTGGCCTCTACACCCGGGCTCACAGCATGATTGCTCTGGAAAATGGTGATCTGGTCGTTGCCGGGGCCATTAATGCCCAGGCGCTTTATGCCGCAAACACCAGTGGCCCATCAACCGGCGCGGACGCAGAAGCTGGTGAAATTGTGCTTCTAAAAGAGGGTGGGTTTGAAGTGGCGGGCTATACATTTAACAGCCAAAGCACGCATCAGCCATAA
- a CDS encoding CBS domain-containing protein has product MTSQTNLYRALVRDAMQTDCTVIGADATCKEAVDRLRVGSSTCAIVNDGAGCPVGIITEQDVVNRIAFKAEPLAPVTQAMTAPVQTIHGDEFLFHAIAAMRRGDIRHLPVVDGNNALIGVLRLKDALFETTPKLMADIDTLAGDGGKAGLNAIKGGLGAIAGQMLDDGIPVPEIQALLSEVNNDVYRRITDLTLDDMAASGLGKAPVAFSVIIMGSGGRGENFIHPDQDNGLILADYPDEDHDRIDGWFMEFSQRLTLALDQAGFPLCRGAVMGTNPLWRKTISQWKAQFNIWVAARSVASLRFCDILFDFRSIWGEQALARELRHHVLGMISNTPSFLRDLADEAKAAGVALGFFDRFILVPDTDVHKGTLNLKQSGTLPLIEAVRIIALRDGVDALSTLGRMACLAETGYLAHDEHDYLVGAYQHLCWLIMRHQIGCARDGMEISYYMSPDELTRREKDMLVDGLKAIRQFRDRVQAELSGNIF; this is encoded by the coding sequence GTGACGTCCCAGACCAATTTGTATCGTGCCCTTGTCCGCGATGCCATGCAGACCGATTGCACTGTCATCGGGGCAGATGCCACCTGCAAAGAGGCCGTAGACCGGCTGCGTGTTGGGTCCAGCACCTGCGCCATTGTCAATGATGGGGCGGGCTGTCCAGTTGGCATTATCACAGAACAAGACGTGGTGAACCGCATTGCGTTCAAGGCCGAGCCCCTGGCCCCGGTCACCCAAGCCATGACCGCACCGGTCCAAACCATCCATGGAGATGAATTTTTATTTCACGCCATTGCCGCCATGCGGCGCGGCGACATCCGTCACTTACCCGTTGTTGATGGGAACAACGCCCTGATCGGTGTCCTGCGCCTCAAGGATGCCTTATTCGAGACCACGCCTAAGTTGATGGCCGACATAGACACCTTGGCCGGAGATGGCGGAAAAGCAGGTTTAAATGCCATCAAGGGCGGCCTCGGCGCCATTGCGGGCCAAATGCTCGACGATGGCATTCCCGTGCCGGAAATTCAGGCACTCCTGAGTGAAGTAAACAACGATGTCTATCGCCGCATCACCGATTTAACCCTTGATGATATGGCTGCAAGCGGGCTCGGTAAAGCGCCCGTCGCTTTTTCGGTGATTATTATGGGGTCTGGTGGGCGCGGCGAAAATTTCATTCACCCCGATCAAGACAACGGATTAATCCTTGCCGATTATCCAGATGAAGATCATGACCGCATTGACGGATGGTTTATGGAATTCTCACAACGCCTCACCCTGGCCCTTGACCAAGCTGGGTTTCCCCTGTGCCGGGGCGCGGTCATGGGCACCAACCCACTGTGGCGCAAAACCATCAGCCAGTGGAAAGCACAATTCAACATCTGGGTGGCGGCGCGTTCTGTCGCCAGCTTAAGATTTTGCGATATTCTGTTCGATTTTCGATCCATCTGGGGGGAGCAAGCACTGGCCCGGGAACTGCGCCATCATGTGCTGGGAATGATTTCCAACACCCCATCCTTTCTCCGTGATCTGGCCGACGAGGCCAAAGCAGCCGGGGTCGCGTTGGGATTTTTTGATCGCTTTATTCTGGTGCCCGACACCGATGTTCATAAAGGCACCCTGAACCTCAAACAATCGGGCACGCTGCCCCTGATTGAGGCCGTTCGGATCATCGCACTTCGCGACGGGGTTGATGCGCTATCCACCCTTGGCCGCATGGCCTGTCTGGCAGAGACCGGATATCTGGCCCATGACGAACATGATTATCTGGTTGGTGCCTATCAGCATCTCTGCTGGCTTATCATGCGCCATCAAATCGGCTGCGCCCGGGATGGCATGGAAATTTCATATTATATGTCACCCGATGAACTTACGCGTCGCGAAAAAGACATGCTGGTGGACGGGCTAAAAGCCATCCGGCAGTTTCGGGACCGGGTGCAAGCGGAACTGAGCGGTAATATTTTTTAG